From Vigna unguiculata cultivar IT97K-499-35 chromosome 5, ASM411807v1, whole genome shotgun sequence, the proteins below share one genomic window:
- the LOC114185281 gene encoding tubby-like F-box protein 7 encodes MSLRKVFRSRKFSRSFKEAPAVGTVEGGVTGNGLENAHEDGWSNMLPEILCEIVRRVDAADEQWPNRQNVVSCACVCKRWRDITREVVREPLHTGKITFPSCLKQPGPREVPHQCLIKRNKKTSTFYLYLALTPSFTDKGKFLLAARRYRCGTHTEYIISLDADDLSQGSNAYVGKLSSDFLGTNFTIYDSQPPHSGAKPSSGRASRRFASKQISPQVPAGNFEVGQVSYKFNLLKSRGPRRMVCSLKSPMTPVKPTGETSDSTSLDGHKMHDKEHFASGHTILKNKAPRWHEHLQCWCLNFHGRVTVASVKNFQLVATVDQSQPGGKGDEETVLLQFGKVGDDTFTMDYRQPLSAFQAFAICLTSFGTKLACE; translated from the exons ATGTCGCTGAGAAAGGTCTTTCGCTCCCGCAAGTTCTCGAGATCGTTCAAGGAGGCGCCGGCGGTGGGGACCGTCGAGGGCGGGGTAACCGGAAACGGGCTTGAAAACGCGCACGAAGATGGGTGGTCGAATATGCTGCCGGAGATCCTCTGCGAGATCGTGCGCCGCGTCGACGCCGCCGACGAGCAGTGGCCAAACCGCCAGAACGTAGTGTCGTGCGCTTGCGTGTGCAAGCGCTGGCGCGACATCACGCGTGAGGTCGTGCGTGAGCCTTTGCACACCGGAAAAATCACTTTCCCTTCGTGTCTTAAACAG CCCGGACCACGTGAGGTTCCCCACCAGTGTCTTATAAAGCGGAACAAGAAAACCTCAACGTTTTATCTATATCTTGCTCTAACACCAT CATTCACAGATAAAGGGAAGTTTCTGCTTGCAGCTAGGAGATATAGGTGTGGTACCCATACCGAGTATATAATTTCTCTCGATGCTGATGATTTATCGCAAGGAAGCAATGCTTATGTTGGAAAATTAAG CTCGGATTTTCTTGGCACGAACTTCACAATTTATGACAGCCAGCCACCCCATAGTGGTGCAAAACCATCAAGTGGCAGGGCCAGTCGGCGGTTTGCCAGCAAGCAGATAAGCCCCCAGGTCCCTGCTGGTAACTTTGAGGTGGGGCAGGTGTCCTACAAGTTCAACCTGTTGAAATCAAGAGGGCCAAGGAGAATGGTTTGCTCTTTGAAGTCTCCCATGACTCCTGTGAAACCTACAGGTGAAACTTCAGATAGCACATCTCTTGATGGCCACAAGATGCACGATAAAGAACACTTTGCTTCGGGCCACACAATCTTGAAGAATAAAGCTCCCAGGTGGCATGAGCATTTGCAATGCTGGTGCTTGAATTTCCATGGTCGTGTGACAGTGGCCTCGGTGAAAAACTTTCAGCTGGTTGCAACAGTGGACCAAAGCCAACCAGGAGGGAAAGGGGATGAGGAAACAGTTCTTCTCCAGTTTGGTAAAGTAGGGGATGATACTTTCACCATGGATTATAGGCAGCCCTTATCTGCTTTCCAGGCTTTTGCTATTTGCTTAACTAGCTTTGGCACTAAACTTGCTTGTgagtaa